One segment of Longimicrobium sp. DNA contains the following:
- a CDS encoding carboxypeptidase-like regulatory domain-containing protein, translating to MKTTKALLAGAAVAACALLWAACTHGAQLASAGTAIDPDDIAGVVTGASGPEAGVWVIAETTDLPTKFAKIVVTDDQGRYLLPDLPPASYDVWVRGYRLVDSPRQRAAPGTTLNLRASPAPNARAAAEYYPAGYWFSLIRVPAESEFPGTGPEGNGINPAFKSQAEYVRMLKNGACMGCHQMGSKGTRELHPALGTFDSSAMAWEHRLRAGQAGGAMMGTVGYMGAPRTLRMFADWTDRIAAGEVPPAPPRPQGIERNVVITLWDWADPKAYLHDLVSTDRRNPTVNAGGPVYAVLEASADYLPVLDPNTHTATRVPVTLRDPNTPRAAPPQVAGPSPYWGTEAIWTSRANVHNPMLDEKGRVWITSTVRPPPNPDFCKAGSSHPSARLFPLNASNRHVAVYDPATREMKHVSTCFGTHHLMFAEDADRTLWLSGGGPVIGWVNTRLWDQTGDEERAQGWTALVLDSNGNGRRDEYVEPNAPVDPTKDKRIGTGQYGGGVYALAPAPDGSVWGTTFGFPGALIRLSPGANPPHTALTEVFEVPWNNPAVANQGFSPRGGDVDRNGVYWAALASGHMASFDRRKCRGPLNGPTATGQHCPEGWSFYAEPLPQLGNVTSAGSGEGSYYTWVDQFNTLGLGENVPINTGNQSEGLLVLKDGKWVVLRVPYPMGFYTKWMDGRIDDPAAGWKGRGLWAAISTRAPFHMEGGKGATSKAIRFQLRPDPLAR from the coding sequence ATGAAAACGACCAAGGCACTCCTGGCGGGCGCGGCGGTGGCGGCGTGCGCGCTGCTCTGGGCCGCCTGCACGCACGGCGCGCAGCTCGCCTCCGCCGGCACGGCGATCGATCCCGACGACATCGCGGGGGTGGTGACGGGGGCGAGCGGCCCCGAGGCGGGGGTGTGGGTGATCGCCGAGACCACGGACCTTCCGACGAAGTTCGCCAAGATCGTGGTGACCGACGACCAGGGGCGCTACCTGCTCCCCGACCTTCCGCCGGCGAGCTACGACGTCTGGGTGCGCGGGTACAGGCTGGTCGACTCACCCAGGCAGCGGGCCGCGCCCGGGACGACGCTGAACCTGCGGGCGAGCCCCGCCCCCAATGCGCGCGCCGCGGCGGAGTACTACCCGGCCGGGTACTGGTTCTCGCTGATCCGCGTTCCGGCCGAGAGCGAGTTTCCCGGCACCGGCCCGGAGGGGAACGGGATCAACCCCGCGTTCAAGAGCCAGGCGGAGTACGTGCGGATGCTCAAGAACGGCGCCTGCATGGGGTGCCACCAGATGGGGAGCAAAGGCACGCGCGAGCTGCACCCGGCGCTCGGCACCTTCGACTCGTCCGCCATGGCGTGGGAGCACCGGCTGCGGGCAGGCCAGGCGGGCGGGGCGATGATGGGGACGGTGGGCTACATGGGCGCTCCGCGCACGCTGCGGATGTTCGCCGACTGGACCGACCGGATCGCGGCGGGCGAGGTTCCGCCCGCGCCGCCCCGCCCGCAGGGGATCGAGCGGAACGTCGTCATCACCCTGTGGGACTGGGCCGACCCCAAGGCGTACCTGCACGACCTGGTTTCCACCGACCGCCGCAATCCCACCGTCAACGCCGGCGGCCCGGTGTACGCCGTGCTCGAAGCGAGCGCCGACTACCTGCCGGTGCTCGACCCGAACACCCATACGGCCACGCGGGTGCCGGTGACGCTCCGAGACCCGAACACCCCGCGCGCGGCGCCGCCCCAGGTGGCGGGCCCCTCGCCGTACTGGGGGACCGAGGCGATCTGGACCAGCCGGGCGAACGTGCACAACCCCATGCTCGACGAGAAGGGGCGCGTCTGGATCACCTCTACGGTGCGTCCGCCCCCCAACCCGGACTTCTGCAAGGCGGGGTCGAGCCATCCGTCTGCCCGGCTCTTCCCGCTCAACGCCTCGAACCGCCACGTGGCTGTGTACGACCCGGCGACGCGGGAGATGAAGCACGTCTCCACCTGCTTCGGCACGCACCACCTGATGTTCGCCGAGGACGCCGACCGCACCCTGTGGCTGAGCGGCGGCGGGCCGGTGATCGGGTGGGTGAACACCCGGCTGTGGGACCAGACGGGCGACGAGGAGCGGGCGCAGGGATGGACCGCGCTGGTCCTGGACAGCAACGGAAACGGCCGCCGCGACGAGTACGTAGAGCCGAACGCGCCCGTGGATCCCACGAAGGACAAGCGCATCGGCACCGGGCAGTACGGAGGCGGGGTGTACGCGCTGGCGCCGGCGCCGGACGGATCGGTGTGGGGAACCACGTTCGGCTTTCCCGGCGCGCTGATCCGGCTGAGCCCCGGCGCGAACCCGCCGCACACCGCGCTCACCGAGGTGTTCGAGGTGCCGTGGAACAACCCGGCCGTCGCCAACCAGGGCTTCTCGCCGCGCGGCGGCGACGTGGACCGCAACGGCGTGTACTGGGCCGCCCTGGCCAGCGGGCACATGGCCAGCTTCGACCGCCGCAAGTGCCGCGGCCCGCTGAACGGGCCCACCGCCACCGGTCAGCACTGCCCGGAGGGGTGGAGCTTCTACGCCGAGCCCCTCCCGCAGCTGGGCAACGTCACCAGCGCGGGGAGCGGCGAAGGGAGCTACTACACCTGGGTAGACCAGTTCAACACGCTGGGGCTGGGCGAGAACGTGCCCATCAACACCGGCAACCAGTCCGAGGGGCTCCTCGTCCTCAAGGACGGCAAGTGGGTGGTCCTGCGCGTTCCCTACCCGATGGGGTTCTACACCAAGTGGATGGACGGCCGCATCGACGACCCGGCCGCCGGCTGGAAGGGGCGCGGCCTCTGGGCCGCCATCAGCACCCGCGCCCCCTTCCACATGGAGGGCGGAAAGGGGGCCACCAGCAAGGCGATCCGCTTCCAGCTCCGGCCGGACCCCCTGGCCCGCTAG